From the genome of Capricornis sumatraensis isolate serow.1 chromosome 17, serow.2, whole genome shotgun sequence, one region includes:
- the SNRNP35 gene encoding U11/U12 small nuclear ribonucleoprotein 35 kDa protein, which translates to MNDWMPIAKEYDPLKAGSIDGTDEDPHDRAVWRAMLARYTPNKGVTGDPLLTLFVARLNLQTKEEKLKEVFSRYGDIRRLRLVRDLVTGFSKGYAFIEYKDERSLLKAYRDADGLVIDQHEIFVDYELERTLKGWIPRRLGGGLGGKKESGQLRFGGRDRPFRKPINLPVVKNDQFREGKRERRERSRSRERHWDSRMRDHHDRGREKRWQEREAARAWPEGDWERERDFRDDRVKGREKRDRSK; encoded by the coding sequence ATGAATGATTGGATGCCCATTGCCAAGGAGTATGACCCACTCAAAGCTGGCAGCATTGATGGCACCGACGAAGACCCGCACGATCGCGCCGTCTGGAGGGCGATGCTGGCACGATACACCCCCAACAAAGGCGTCACAGGGGACCCCCTCCTCACCCTGTTTGTGGCGAGACTGAACCTGCAGACCAAAGAGGAGAAGCTAAAGGAGGTGTTTTCTCGCTACGGGGACATCCGGAGGCTGCGGCTAGTGAGGGACTTGGTCACAGGCTTTTCGAAGGGCTACGCCTTCATCGAATACAAAGATGAGCGTTCTCTGCTCAAAGCTTACCGGGATGCTGACGGCCTGGTCATCGACCAGCACGAAATATTTGTGGACTATGAGCTGGAGAGGACTCTCAAAGGGTGGATTCCTCGGCGACTCGGAGGAGGTCTGGGTGGGAAGAAGGAATCTGGGCAGCTGAGATTTGGGGGGCGGGATCGGCCTTTTCGCAAACCCATTAACCTGCCAGTTGTGAAAAATGACCAGTTCcgagaggggaagagggagaggagggagcggTCTCGGTCCCGAGAAAGACACTGGGACTCCAGGATGAGGGACCACCATGACAGGGGCCGGGAGAAAAGGTGGCAGGAGAGAGAAGCAGCCAGGGCATGGCCAGAAGGtgactgggagagagagagggacttcAGAGATGACAGGGTcaaggggagggagaagagggacaGAAGCAAGTAG